The following coding sequences lie in one Cannabis sativa cultivar Pink pepper isolate KNU-18-1 chromosome 5, ASM2916894v1, whole genome shotgun sequence genomic window:
- the LOC133037907 gene encoding uncharacterized protein LOC133037907, which produces MHGVCCYHLMKNIKMKFKKGGDELKIAFNSASKAYNIEDFEKSMQDLDNIDVRIRDYLVNEIGVEKWTRLYGMNRRYKTMTSNIAESINAALKAVRDLPIATLLECLHSLVQRWYWENKNRAQKTTTTLAKIPEKTLKKQRDMSLKYKVETANLLVYQVHDNNRSHIVNLENKTCSCQRFEYDEMPCSHAMAVLSKRNLSCYKYCSYYYTKEAFMATYEDSILPLGEATSWNIPDLIRNIVVLPPKHKRAAGRPKKQRYKNGLEAKAQVVCGQCHQRGHNKRSCKNDPVLKPPRKRKRS; this is translated from the exons ATGCATGGGGTATGTTGTTACCATTTGATgaagaatataaaaatgaaattcaaaaaaggAGGTGATGAGCTCAAGATTGCATTTAATAGTGCATCTAAAGCTTACAACATAGAAGATTTTGAAAAGAGCATGCAAGACTTGGACAATATAGATGTAAGAATAAGAGATTACTTGGTGAATGAAATTGGTGTCGAAAAGTGGACAAGACTATATGGCATGAACAGGAGATACAAAACAATGACATCAAATATTGCCGAATCGATCAATGCAGCCTTGAAAGCAGTAAGAGACCTACCCATCGCAACTCTACTAGAATGCCTACATTCATTGGTGCAAAGATGGTATTGGGAAAACAAGAATAGAGCCCAAAAAACTACAACAACACTGGCAAAAATACCTGAAAAAACATTAAAGAAACAAAGAGATATGAGTTTAAAGTACAAG GTTGAAACAGCAAACCTTCTGGTATACCAAGTACACGACAACAACAGATCTCACATAGTAAACTTGGAGAATAAAACATGCAGCTGCCAACGATTTGAATATGATGAAATGCCTTGCTCTCATGCAATGGCTGTACTAAGCAAAAGGAACCTGTCTTGCTACAAATATTGCTCATACTACTACACGAAAGAAGCTTTTATGGCAACATATGAAGACAGTATACTCCCATTAGGTGAGGCAACATCATGGAATATACCAGATTTAATAAGAAATATTGTAGTCCTCCCACCTAAACATAAGAGAGCTGCCGGAAGACCAAAGAAACAACGATACAAAAATGGACTTGAAGCAAAAGCACAAGTGGTATGCGGTCAATGTCACCAGAGAGGACACAACAAAAGATCATGTAAAAATGACCCAGTACTAAAACcaccaagaaaaagaaaaagatcataa
- the LOC133037908 gene encoding uncharacterized protein LOC133037908 yields MWFYDLLTVGKNLSCSHIDVCFYYLRKKLKYDQSVKISGNTTDSFFASQIFELYNEFVASGENVDSIKKDSKAAAYIAGFYMLCNKPWAELDFVLMPVNVIVLAHWILCILDIKMRCLKVLNSMRFGRYKNNSESFVRAFAVIIPILLSHVNFYEGRKDIDRSSKHWQGKKDTDAFDIVVVDNLPQQEDSDCGVFIIKYAHFFMHGLIDKIPKKLDIAFTRKKLCVDLFVHAKKKELGGYESTSEHPGRMP; encoded by the exons ATGTGGTTCTATGATTTGCTTACTGTTGGGAAGAACTTGTCATGCTCG CATATTGATGTTTGTTTCTACTATTTGAGAAAGAAGTTAAAGTATGACCAGTCTGTGAAAATTTCTGGTAATACTACTGATTCCTTCTTTGCTTctcaaatttttgaattatataatGAGTTTGTTGCAAGTGGTGAAAATGTTGATTCGATTAAGAAGGATTCTAAGGCAGCTGCATACATAGCGGGTTTTTATATGTTATGCAATAAACCCTGGGCTGAGCTTGATTTCGTACTAATGCCTGTTAACGTGATTGTTCTTGCTCATTGGATATTGTGTATTCTTGACATTAAGATGAGATGCTTAAAAGTGTTGAATTctatgaggtttgggaggtacAAGAACAACTCAGAGAGTTTTGTTCGTGCATTTGCTGTAATAATTCCTATCTTACTGTCACATGTTAATTTCTACGAGGGGAGAAAAGATATTGACAGGAGTAGTAAGCACTGGCAAGGTAAAAAAGATACTGATGCGTTTGATATTGTCGTGGTTGATAATTTGCCACAACAAGAGGATAG TGATTGTGGTgtttttatcataaagtatgcTCATTTCTTTATgcatggattgattgataagaTTCCTAAGAAGTTGGACATTGCATTCACTCGTAAGAAGTTGTGTGTTGATCTGTTTGTTCATGCAAAGAAGAAGGAGTTGGGTGGGTACGAGTCTACTTCGGAGCATCCAGGAAGGATGCCATAG
- the LOC133038337 gene encoding uncharacterized protein LOC133038337, with translation MVKTRSSISPSHSVKVAADKKKMENVSDDGDRDDSDRSGGSGGSSDGSRGSALQKRKRVVDKVKNEDVRNVKKMKQVAEDLPEDYDSEDLEVEVRNDLKWKEWDLYFKPGEKIQGKVMLFPNQDNIVVKNINSKLTKDQRKLFRDTCFGYFLDSHPVGFQSQLVHNALHRETVTVSAVEHRFMYSDFKSDEYAVKMVVLYLVTNCLISSVYSKKVPVEILNIIGVDEYGSFPWGIPVFELTLHNLKIGLRGVMKGKGVAKPLAKVKGKHLEKGPRSYKLPGLPFAFLVWLYETIPLCLKAKFCSYDSGKPYRFCRWKSIGNPNSSEVEKKVLSSNKLKGKHIVPTENEIKGLLVLTGMEFIGREESDDDFDDVPFSKFNVDRVGSSGVQKEFTGGFDVDGVMRKMKEFISRQKKTDESIEVLNNVLEGRFKELQLSLQSYIDSKISEGLVFFMELKFNELKEAIENAKISKDGNDSPDESDGKNDDLNDVEVFDVKSQDAIETVGLDENIQYTQVFNDDAPSFDIMSFISSKPDWFTEEKKNTDKLNDEEHVVDDHGLFKDVVKKSKEDEDDGGDDQGLGGGDAVKAIGSDGTNKDNVEGKNTEEAKDVADGSNKDNVEGRAVDVDASVNDVEGVCSKGKLFDSQGPEDSITVSALEIINEKIDAYEGSIKKDKSLNKLEATNADVLSTYGLDKTDVVGVEKKHGSQESFFVSNMEVVNDHLVSYEDSLKKGKSIKLEEETPTVGNRERKPSSVYNSPYASEFGSGSIVV, from the exons ATGGTTAAAACTCGTTCCTCAATTTCTCCTTCGCATTCTGTAAAGGTAGCTGCTGATAAGAAGAAAATGGAAAATGTCTCCGATGATGGAGATCGTGATGATTCTGATCGTTCTGGTGGTTCTGGTGGATCATCGGATGGTAGCCGTGGCTCGGCATtgcaaaagagaaaaagagttgTTGATAAAGTGAAGAATGAAGATGTTCGAAATGTGAAAAAGATGAAGCAAGTTGCTGAAGATTTGCCTGAGGATTATGATAGTGAAGACTTGGAGGTTGAAGTTCGTAATGATTTGAag TGGAAA GAATGGGATTTATATTTCAAGCCTGGTGAAAAGATTCAGGGAAAAGTGATGTTATTCCCTAATCAGGATAACATTGTTGTCAAAAATATTAATTCCAAGTTGACTAAAGATCAACGTAAGTTGTTTCGTGATACTTGTTTTGGTTATTTTTTGGATAGCCATCCTGTTGGTTTTCAGTCTCAATTAGTTCATAATGCCTTACATAGGGAG ACAGTGACTGTTAGTGCTGTTGAGCATAGGTTTATGTATAGTGATTTCAAGTCAGATGAGTATGCTGTGAAGATGGTTGTTTTGTACCTTGTTACTAATTGTTTGATTAGTAGTGTTTACTCAAAAAAAGTTCCTGTTGAGATTTTGAACATAATTGGGGTTGATGAGTATGGTAGTTTTCCATGGGGTATACCAGTGTTTGAATTAACTTTGCACAATTTAAAGATTGGTCTGAGGGGTGTTATGAAGGGAAAAGGTGTTGCTAAGCCTCTTGCTAAGGTTAAAGGGAAACATTTGGAAAAGGGTCCTCGATCTTATAAACTTCCTGGTTTACCTTTTGCATTTTTGGTTTGGTTGTATGAAACCATTCCTTTGTGCTTGAAGGCAAAGTTTTGTTCCTATGATTCTGGTAAACCATATAGGTTTTGTAGATGGAAGAGTATTGGAAATCCTAATTCAAGTGAAGTTGAGAAGAAAGTTCTATCttcaaataag CTGAAAGGAAAACATATTGTGCCTactgaaaatgaaataaaaggttTATTGGTGCTTACTGGAATGGAGTTTATTGGCCGAGAAGAGTCAGATGATGACTTTGATGATGTTCCATTCTCAAAGTTTAATGTTGATAGAGTTGGATCTTCTGGTGTACAGAAGGAGTTTACTGGTGGGTTTGATGTCGATGGTGTGATGCGTAAGATGAAGGAGTTTATTTCTAGGCAAAAGAAGACTGATGAGTCTATTGAAGTATTGAATAATGTGTTGGAGGGTAGATTCAAGGAGTTGCAGTTAAGTCTTCAGTCGTATATTGACTCAAAGATCAGTGAAGGCTTGGTTTTTTTTATGGAATTGAAGTTTAATGAGTTGAAGGAAGCTATTGAAAATGCAAAAATTTCTAAAGATGGAAATGATAGTCCTGATGAGAGCGATGGCAAG AATGATGATTTAAATGATGTTGAAGTTTTTGATGTGAAAAGTCAAGATGCAATTGAAACTGTTGGACTCGATGAGAATATTCAATATACTCAG gtTTTTAATGATGATGCTCCTTCATTTGATATTATGAGTTTTATTTCTAGTAAACCTGATTGGTTTactgaagaaaaaaagaatactGATAAATTGAATGATGAAGAACATGTTGTTGATGATCATGGCCTATTTAAGGATGTTGTTAAAAAATCTAAGGAGGATGAAGATGATGGTGGTGATGACCAG GGTTTGGGGGGTGGTGATGCTGTTAAAGCTATTGGGTCAGATGGGACAAATAAAGACAATGTTGAGGGAAAGAATACTGAAGAAGCAAAAGATGTTGCAGATGGGAGTAATAAAGATAATGTTGAGGGCAGAGCAGTTGATGTAGATGCAAGTGTAAATGATGTTGAAGGTGTTTGTAGTAAGGGAAAGTTGTTTGATAGTCAAGGCCCTGAGGATAGTATCACTGTGTCTGCTTTGGAGATTATAAATGAAAAGATTGATGCCTATGAGGGAAGCATTAAAAAG gatAAGTCTTTAAATAAATTAGAGGCAACAAATGCTGATGTTTTATCTACCTATGGGTTGGACAAG ACTGATGTTGTTGGTGTTGAGAAGAAGCATGGTTCTCAAGAAAGCTTTTTTGTATCTAACATGGAGGTTGTTAATGATCATTTGGTTTCCTATGAAGACAGTTTGAAAaag GGAAAGTCTATAAAATTGGAGGAAGAAACTCCTACAGTTGGAAATAGAGAGAGGAAACCTAGTTCTGTATACAACAGTCCGTATGCCTCAGAATTTGGTTCAGGTAGTATTG TGGTTTAA